TCATCAGAGGCGCACGCAGCGGCCGTAGTCGCAGACGTGCAGTTTCAGGTGCGGGTACTTGGTGTTCATGTAGAGCCGGAACGCCCGCGGTTCACCGAGGTTTTCGGCGAACATGTCATAGTGCGCCGGCACCGTCAGACCCGGCTCGATGACGCCCGCGAGGTCGACGGCTTCCTGGTAGGTCATGTTGCCGATGATGCCGGCCTTGAGGCGTTTGGCGTCGCGCCCGTTGATGGGAAGAAACGCCACATCTATCTTCCTGCCGCGCAGCTTGGCGATCAGACCTTCATACAGACACGTGTCGCCGGCGTGATAAACGCACCGGCCCTCCGCTTCGATGAAGTAACCCAGATACGGATAGCGCCCGCTCGCATCGTCGCGATCGAGAAACTCGTGCGCGGCGGCGACGGCGGAGATTCGGATGCCATCGCGCTCGATGGACTTGCCGTCGTCGAGGCCGAGGAAACGATCGAGCGGCATGTTCAGATCGGCGGCGAGCGATTCGCGTAAGAGGTCGGGCACGATGAACGTCGCCTGCGGACTCGCCGCCGCGAGGGCGGGCCAGACGGGGCGGTCGATGTGGTCGGCGTGATCGTGCGTGCCGAGAATGAAGTCGGCGTGCGTGACCTGATTCGGCGTGAGCAAGGGCGCGATGCGACGCGCGTCCATCTCCGTCAGAAACGGATCGATATACAGCACTTTCCCGGCGATTTTGACAATGAAGCTGTGCTGGCCGAGCCACCAGAACGCGAGTTCGCCTTTGTTGAGTTGCGTGTTGTTGATGTCGTCGATGAGGGGCTGACCGGTGGGGTAGCTCATAAGGTTACTCGCTGGGCGGGCCAGTGCTCGGCGATTTTTCGCCGCAGGAAACTGACGCTGCGCGCCAATTGCTCCATGCCTTCCACGCCGTCCTCGATGCTGATCCATCCGTCGAAGTTCACCGAGCGCAGCTCACGGAAGATCGCATCGTAGTCGTTGAGCCCCTTGCCGATTTCACCATGGCGCAAGCGGGCGGCGTATCCCTCGACGCCGACTTCCTCGCGGCGGAGGTCGTCGAGCGTGCCTGCCGTCAAATATCGGTCAGACGCGTGCATTGTCACGACCCGATGCTTGACGCG
This window of the Planctomycetota bacterium genome carries:
- a CDS encoding MBL fold metallo-hydrolase, whose amino-acid sequence is MSYPTGQPLIDDINNTQLNKGELAFWWLGQHSFIVKIAGKVLYIDPFLTEMDARRIAPLLTPNQVTHADFILGTHDHADHIDRPVWPALAAASPQATFIVPDLLRESLAADLNMPLDRFLGLDDGKSIERDGIRISAVAAAHEFLDRDDASGRYPYLGYFIEAEGRCVYHAGDTCLYEGLIAKLRGRKIDVAFLPINGRDAKRLKAGIIGNMTYQEAVDLAGVIEPGLTVPAHYDMFAENLGEPRAFRLYMNTKYPHLKLHVCDYGRCVRL